A portion of the Naumovozyma castellii chromosome 2, complete genome genome contains these proteins:
- the FOB1 gene encoding replication fork barrier binding protein FOB1 (ancestral locus Anc_8.262) has product MEPSEHESSALRGRANLFFNDDESHEYTKENHEKLKDDGEEGDESAADNQHIHKEVEEEDGLYDYDYSKRDKPIKRLKLKGYLIPNIGEKYKDYVDEDMDLAFVQRGEREFFEFQKTINGQLNESTYELIKTNSLTQETLSATALKMDKFRAASRLVFLNRRYGLDEQGNVRDKLRQNRMVCEPVFIYDMIMTWHLINDHGRPRKCHQLLGPMYSNITRFFVERICQFCSVCNPSKETIPFKKYKHINWFKGLLPLERVQVEVFEPFPGEKLGGKYPQILYFRDYRSRFIWMVPLRNSKFGHLVDLISKMIFSMIRIPIFFETTTIENQDFFDIFEKIVEKYQINIGLGTKLGGKRLTNGLPQIRKLLGPHKEECLADWIMCLKYGPHTFNNKMNDRACGVPGDLLTGDIPDLYTKSYDKIEQILQDLPTENIVKIGRGCIYLEDRNPEDPEAEYEANTDDESDTEDNVEHRQEDEEDIGAMMSPMIDNTRTEDELENGEKSHEDDNHSNDNEEGVTKVEGSVPTTPKRRKLNNKNVTNTQETESPEITEPSTSYYQTYQETTSQPTMKHDDSGDDVEWNKLGYSREI; this is encoded by the coding sequence ATGGAGCCATCAGAACATGAGTCAAGCGCCCTGCGAGGTAGAgccaatttatttttcaatgatgatgagaGCCATGAATACACGAAAGAGAACCATGAAAAACTAAAAGATGATGGAGAAGAGGGAGATGAATCTGCGGCAGATAATCAACACATTCACAAAGAagtagaagaagaggatggCCTATACGATTATGACTACAGTAAGAGGGATAAACCGATCAAAAGGCTCAAACTGAAAGGTTATTTAATTCCGAATATTGGTGAGAAATACAAAGACtatgttgatgaagatatgGATCTAGCATTTGTACAACGAGGGGAAAGGGAATTTTTCGAATTCCAAAAGACCATTAATGGGCAATTAAATGAAAGTACCTACGAGCTGATCAAGACCAACTCCCTAACGCAAGAAACTCTTAGTGCTACAGCATTAAAAATGGACAAATTTAGAGCTGCCTCCAGACTTGTATTTCTCAATAGAAGATATGGTTTAGATGAGCAAGGTAATGTCCGTGACAAACTACGTCAAAATAGAATGGTTTGTGAACCCGTTTTTATTTATGATATGATCATGACATGGCATTTAATTAATGATCATGGAAGACCGAGAAAATGTCATCAGTTACTAGGGCCTATGTATTCCAATATTACACGTTTTTTCGTAGAACGAATTTGCCAATTTTGTTCTGTCTGTAATCCCTCCAAGGAGACGATACcttttaagaaatataagCATATTAATTGGTTTAAGGGTCTATTACCATTGGAAAGAGTACAGGTAGAGGTATTTGAACCATTTCCGGGTGAGAAATTGGGTGGGAAGTACCCTCAGATTTTATATTTTCGAGACTATCGTTCTCGATTTATTTGGATGGTTCCCTTGagaaattccaaatttggTCATTTGGTGGATCTTATCAGCAAGATGATTTTCAGCATGATTAGAATACCCATTTTTTTTGAGACAACTACCATTGAGAATCAAGATttttttgatatatttgaaaaaattgtcgagaaatatcaaatcaATATTGGGTTAGGTACAAAATTGGGAGGTAAACGACTTACCAATGGTCTTCCTCAGATTAGGAAACTGTTGGGCCCACATAAGGAAGAATGCCTAGCCGATTGGATTATGTGTTTAAAATATGGTCCTCAtactttcaataataagatGAACGATAGAGCATGTGGTGTCCCCGGTGACTTATTAACTGGAGATATACCTGATCTATATACGAAATCATATGATAAGATTGAACAGATATTACAAGATTTACCGACTGAGAATATTGTGAAGATTGGTAGAGGTTGTATTTATTTAGAAGACCGTAATCCGGAAGATCCTGAAGCTGAGTACGAGGCCAACACGGATGATGAATCTGACACTGAAGATAATGTTGAACATCGacaagaagatgaagaggataTTGGTGCAATGATGTCACCTATGATAGATAATACCCGAACCGAAGACGAGTTAGAGAATGGTGAAAAGTCCCATGAGGATGACAATCAttctaatgataatgaagaaggaGTTACGAAAGTAGAAGGGAGTGTACCTACAACGCCGAAGAGgaggaaattgaataataaaaatgtaACGAATACGCAAGAAACCGAGAGTCCCGAGATCACTGAACCATCTACTTCTTACTATCAGACTTATCAAGAGACTACGTCGCAGCCCACTATGAAACATGATGACTCTGGAGATGACGTTGAATGGAATAAGTTGGGATATTCTAGAGAAATATAA
- the GAA1 gene encoding GPI-anchor transamidase subunit GAA1 (ancestral locus Anc_8.261): MGLFERVQRQVIARGLIPKVISLLPLISTLCIVLGIVIIGILPFEGQYRNTYISENALMPSQAYSYFRESEWNIVRGYRSQIVELRNASAVERNAIMSEWLQQFGTKTDIYQNHETGDTLYGVFHAPRGDGTESMVLAIPWFNADGEFNVNGAALGVALARYFSRWPVWSKNIIVVFTENPKAALRSWVEAYHTSLDLTGGSIEAAIVLDFAGEGDLFDYMEIYYDGLNGELPNLDMVNIGVFTAEHEGMKVSLHGTPFDKIKEDTLFSRLKILMSSIKNSALSGVKKTYGNEAFSGWRIQSVTLRARGQNGPFDVTSFGRVPEAMFRSINNLLEKFHQSFFFYLMLAPRHFVSISSYLPSTVAISIGFALASLNSYFNNPYYTLPFFSLYTLLSILFWFVSLVVTFIVSNIFIYSPFPTILLAVNIIICLYPAILKGNAFMKDLLSYRLRSTAFLFMSLLLTSLLMVNFPLAFGMGLLSFPMTQVKTITSDTPTISRTRVKNSVLLLVSNPFIATWLFSLLCDNEFSGLDVFERLVSASRELGCWTWLVLCVGWWTPWLLVAISALDTVKLSNDSEDFKKQQ, translated from the coding sequence ATGGGTTTATTTGAGCGAGTTCAACGACAAGTAATTGCAAGAGGTCTCATACCAAAGGTAATTTCTCTGCTACCGTTAATTTCCACATTATGTATTGTTCTCGGAATAGTAATAATCGGTATCTTGCCCTTCGAAGGACAATACAGAAACACTTACATATCAGAGAATGCCTTGATGCCATCCCAGGCATACAGTTATTTTAGAGAGTCCGAATGGAATATTGTTAGAGGATACAGATCACAAATTGTGGAACTTCGCAATGCGTCAGCCGTGGAAAGAAACGCCATTATGTCAGAGTGGTTACAACAATTCGGCACTAAGACTGATATTTATCAGAATCATGAAACAGGTGATACATTATATGGTGTTTTCCACGCTCCCCGTGGTGATGGTACAGAATCTATGGTTTTGGCAATTCCTTGGTTTAATGCAGATGGAGAGTTTAATGTCAATGGTGCCGCCTTGGGTGTAGCTTTAGCAAGATACTTCTCTCGTTGGCCTGTCTGGTCCAAGAACATCATTGTTGTCTTCACAGAGAATCCCAAAGCTGCCTTAAGGTCATGGGTAGAGGCTTACCATACATCATTAGATTTAACAGGTGGGTCTATTGAAGCTGCCATTGTTCTTGATTTTGCTGGAGAAGGTGACCTCTTTGATTATATGGAGATATACTATGATGGACTAAACGGTGAATTGCCAAACCTTGATATGGTCAATATCGGGGTGTTTACTGCAGAACATGAAGGTATGAAAGTTTCATTACATGGGACCccatttgataaaattaaagaagatacattattttcaagattaaAGATTCTGATGTCAAGTATTAAGAATTCTGCATTATCTGGGGTTAAAAAGACCTACGGTAACGAAGCCTTTAGTGGATGGAGAATCCAATCGGTAACTCTAAGAGCCAGAGGCCAAAATGGGCCATTTGATGTTACATCCTTTGGCCGTGTTCCAGAAGCTATGTTTAGGtccattaataatttattggaaaaattccatcaatcattttttttctacTTAATGTTGGCTCCTAGACATTTTGTCTCCATCAGTAGTTATCTACCGTCCACTGTTGCAATTTCCATTGGATTTGCTCTAGCATCATTGAATTCATATTTCAACAACCCATATTACACATTACCATTTTTTTCGTTATACACTCTTCTTTCGATCCTGTTCTGGTTTGTATCCTTAGTTGTGACTTTTATAGTTTCcaacattttcatttacTCACCATTCCCCACTATACTACTAGCtgttaatattattatctgcTTGTATCCAGCCATATTGAAAGGCAATGCTTTTATGAAAGACCTTCTATCTTACAGATTGAGAAGCACTGCATTTCTTTTTATGAGCCTTCTTCTAACGTCGTTATTGATGGTAAATTTTCCCTTAGCCTTCGGGATGGGTCTACTCTCATTCCCTATGACTCAAGTTAAGACGATTACTTCCGATACTCCCACAATATCACGTACAAGAGTTAAGAATtctgtattattattggtttcAAATCCATTTATTGCTACATGGCTGTTTAGTCTTCTTTgtgataatgaattttctgGATTGGATGTATTTGAAAGACTTGTTTCTGCATCAAGGGAATTAGGATGTTGGACTTGGTTAGTCCTTTGTGTTGGGTGGTGGACACCTTGGTTGCTTGTCGCAATTTCTGCACTGGACACTGTGAAATTGAGTAATGATTCTGAAGATTTCAAGAAGCAACAATAA